The genomic stretch AATTCGGACGAGGCACGACCGCCTAAGATGAGACTCACAGCATCGAGGAGAATCGACTTCCCAGCCCCGGTTTCCCCGGTCATGATGCAAAGGCCCGTCTGAAAAGACAGGCGCACTTCCTCGATCAAAGCAAAATTCTTAACAGTCAGTTCTTGAAGCATGGACAGACCCCCTAGACGTAGGAGAGAAAGCGGCCCACAACTTCGGGTGCCACCTCTTTGGTTCGGACGATGATTAGGATCGTGTCATCCCCGCAGATGGTGCCGAGCACTTCCGACCAGTCCAGTGCATCAACAATCGCCCCGACAGCATGTGCGTTGCCAGGCAGTGTTTTCATGACGACCAGATTTTCCGCTCGGTCGATCGAAACGAACGAATCGAGCAACATCCGGCGTAGTTTTTGCTCTGGGTTGTAGCTAGGTTCGGCAGGAAGTGAATATTTATAGGCACCGCTTTGGGTTGGCGTTTTCACGAGGTGCAGTTCTTTGATGTCACGCGATACGGTCGCTTGCGTCACTTGAAACCCGGCAGCACGCAGTTTGTCTACCAATTCTTCTTGAGTTTCGATGTCTTGCGTCGAGATGATCTCTCGAATTTTCAGCAAGCGTTGGCCCTTCATGTTTCGATCAATCTCCTTCACTTTTACGGCGCGCAGTGCAGTTTGCGGCGTAGCACCTCATAGAACTCGCGATCACGCCATTTAATCAACTTTGTCTTATAAGTAGCTTGTCTTACGCGGACGATATCATGGTTTTCCAAGGTGCGGAAGTCCTGCCCATCAACGAGCAACACCATCTCTTCTTGCGTCCCGGTCACTTCGACCCGCACTTCCTGATTGGCCGCGATCACCAACGGACGCGAGTGCAACGTATGCGGACAGATCGGTGTGATCAGCATCACGTCGATGTGCGGGGCGACGATCGGTCCACCACAGGAAAGCGAATAGGCTGTCGAACCGGTCGGCGTGGAGACGAGCAGCCCATCACCTGTGTACTGGTCCACATACATGTCATCCACATACAAACGTCCAGTGACCATCGTGCCGAAGCGGTCTTTGCAGATGCCGATGTCGTTTAAGGCGATCAGGTCTTTATAGATCACCTGACCGTTGCGTTCCACCTGCGCTTCGAGCATCAGGCGGTTTTCCAAGCAATAATTGCCGTCTAAGACGCGCTTGACCGACTCTTCGAGATCCTGCGGTTCCGCTTCCGAAAGAAAGCCGAGATGACCGATGTTGATACCGAGCAAAGGTAGTCCGGTTTTCGCAAACTTGCGTGCGAAGCCGAGGATCGTGCCATCACCGCCCAGCACAAACAAAAGTTCGACATGGTCAGCAAACTCGCTCTGCGGCAATTGAATGTCTTCGCGGCCGATCGTCGCAGCTGTCGTCTCATCCACCCGCACAGCAGCGCCATTCTTTTCGATGATCTCTATCAGTCGGTGAGCCACTTCCTTCGCCATCGGCTTGGTGTGATTGACCAAAAGCCCTATCACCTTCATCTCTGGCTCCTCCTTCTCCACAAGCCTTAACAATTCCTCTTTATGCGGACGCAATCAAGCGTTTATGTACAAACTGATGTCCAACTAGCAGTAATAAAATCAATTCGAGAAAGAGGATTAAAATCCTTTTATTTTTCCAACGTCTTGTGCGAATCTGCAATGATCGCGTCGATTGCCGCCTGCAAGTCTTCTGCTTGCAGACCTTCGCCTTGTTTGGTCAAATGCGCTAAAAATTCGATATTGCCGTCACCGCCTGTGATCGGCGAAAACGTCACCTTTTGCACCTGCCACCCTTGGGCAACTGCGAGTCCGAGCACACGCTGTAACACGGCACGGTGCACTTCTGGGTCGCGAACAATGCCGTTTTTGCCGACATTTTCACGCCCTGCTTCGAATTGTGGCTTGATCAAGGTAAGCAACTGCCCATCGTCAGTCAAGATGGCATGAATCACGGGCAAAAGCAGGCGAATCGAAATGAAGGATACGTCCATCACCGCAATTTGCGGGGTTTCGCCTTTGAGATCTTCTGGCTTCAGATGGCGAAAGTTGGTGCGCTCCATCACGACGACGCGCGGGTCGTTGCGCAGTGTCCAAGCGAGCTGCCCGTAGCCTACGTCGATCGAATAGACTTGCTTGGCCCCATTTTGCAACGCACAGTCGGTAAAACCTCCGGTCGAAGCTCCGATATCCACGACAACGCGTTCGTGCAAGGACACGCCAAACTCCTTGATCGCTTTTTCCAGCTTCAGACCGCCCCGCGACACATACGGGTGCAAATCGCCTTTCACGGTGATCACAGCTTCCATTTTCACTTTCGTACCGGCTTTGTCCACCCGCTCGTTGTCAACGATCACCAGCCCCGCCATAATCGCTGCTTTCGCTTTTTCTCGTGATTCAAAATGTCCTTTATCCACCAGCAACACATCAAGGCGCTCTTTTGCACCTGGCTTTGGTATGGTCATGATCTTCCCTCATTATTCTGTAGAATGCTTTACTAGTACAGTTCACTAAAAACGGGAGGGACATGCGTCCCTCCCGCAAGAATGACCTGTTTCAGGTTGATCAGGCACGCTTTTGTTTCAAAGGCACCATCGTTTTTACAGAGTCGGCCACCGACTGTGCGTTCAAGCCAACCGAGTCCAACAAGACCTGAGGCGCACCGTGTTCGATAAATTGATCGGGCAGGCCCATCGGAAAGAGTTCAACACCTGTGATGCGCTGCTTCGCATAAAACTCGAGGATCGCAGATCCCAATCCGCCAGCGATCGCCGCTTCCTCGAGCGTGATGATCAGCATGCCGCTTTCGGCCAGTTCGAGCAGCAGTTCTTCATCGAGCGGCTTCGCAAAGCGCATGTTGACGATGCGCGCATCCACTCCGTCTTGAGCGAGCAGTTCTGCGGCATGTTCGGCTACGTGCACCATCGGGCCCAAGGCGAGCACCGCAACATCTTTACCGTCGCGAACCGTTTCCGATTTGCCAAACGGCAACAGCTTGAACGATTCGTCCATCTTCACACCGTACCCATTGCCGCGCGGATAGCGGACGGCGATCGGACCTTCTTGATACTCCGATGCGGTGTAAAGCATGTGCTGCAATTCATTTTCATCCTTTGGCATCATGATCTTGATGTTCGGAATGCAGCGCAGGAAGGAGAGGTCGAACGCACCTTGATGCGTTTCACCATCTTCACCGACCAGACCTGCGCGGTCGATGGCGATCACAACCGGCAGATTTTGAATGCAGATGTCGTGAATCACTTGGTCATATGCACGTTGCAGGAAGGTCGAGTAGATCGCGAGCACTGGCTTTTTGCCCGTACAAGCAAGACCGGCCGCAAACGTTCCGGCATGCTGTTCAGCGATGCCCACATCGAAGAAGCGATTCGGAAACTCATCTGCAAACTTGACCAGCCCGGAGCCGATCGGCATCGCAGGTGTGATCGCCACGATGTTTTCGTTTTGTTGGGCCAGTTTGATCAAAGTGTCACCGAACACCTTGGTATAGGTAGGCGCGGCCGCTTTGACCACTTTCGGTGCAGCACCAGGTTTCGCATTGAATCCGACAGAGACCGAGTGCATCTTGTCGGGCGCATCGGCCGCAACCGCGTAGCCTTTCCCTTTTTGGGTGACGACGTGAAGTAACACCGGGCCTTTGGTGTTCCTAGCCTGCTCCAAATATTTTTTCAGCGTCGTGAGGTCATGTCCGTCGATCGGCCCCATGTACGTAAAGCCGAACTCTTCAAACAGCATACCTGGCACGAGCAACGTTTTGAAGGAATCCCTCAGTCGTTTGAGGTATTTCTCCGTCTTGTCGCCAACATTTCCAATCTTGTGCAGGATGCTAGCCAAGTCTTTCTTAAACGAAGAATAATGCGGATCGACGCGCAGTTTGGTCAAATAGTTCGTGATCGCACCGACGTTGGTCGCGATCGACATCTCATTGTCATTGAGCACGACGACCATGTCCGATTTGACATGA from Tumebacillus algifaecis encodes the following:
- a CDS encoding NAD(+)/NADH kinase; translated protein: MKVIGLLVNHTKPMAKEVAHRLIEIIEKNGAAVRVDETTAATIGREDIQLPQSEFADHVELLFVLGGDGTILGFARKFAKTGLPLLGINIGHLGFLSEAEPQDLEESVKRVLDGNYCLENRLMLEAQVERNGQVIYKDLIALNDIGICKDRFGTMVTGRLYVDDMYVDQYTGDGLLVSTPTGSTAYSLSCGGPIVAPHIDVMLITPICPHTLHSRPLVIAANQEVRVEVTGTQEEMVLLVDGQDFRTLENHDIVRVRQATYKTKLIKWRDREFYEVLRRKLHCAP
- a CDS encoding TlyA family RNA methyltransferase yields the protein MTIPKPGAKERLDVLLVDKGHFESREKAKAAIMAGLVIVDNERVDKAGTKVKMEAVITVKGDLHPYVSRGGLKLEKAIKEFGVSLHERVVVDIGASTGGFTDCALQNGAKQVYSIDVGYGQLAWTLRNDPRVVVMERTNFRHLKPEDLKGETPQIAVMDVSFISIRLLLPVIHAILTDDGQLLTLIKPQFEAGRENVGKNGIVRDPEVHRAVLQRVLGLAVAQGWQVQKVTFSPITGGDGNIEFLAHLTKQGEGLQAEDLQAAIDAIIADSHKTLEK
- the ahrC gene encoding transcriptional regulator AhrC/ArgR; translation: MKGQRLLKIREIISTQDIETQEELVDKLRAAGFQVTQATVSRDIKELHLVKTPTQSGAYKYSLPAEPSYNPEQKLRRMLLDSFVSIDRAENLVVMKTLPGNAHAVGAIVDALDWSEVLGTICGDDTILIIVRTKEVAPEVVGRFLSYV
- the dxs gene encoding 1-deoxy-D-xylulose-5-phosphate synthase: MLLDKVNCPSDIKNLSVEQLGRLAEEIRHFLIENLATTGGHFGSNLGVVELTLALHQVYNSPVDKIIWDVGHQAYVHKILTGRKHLFPTLRKFKGMSGFPKRGESEHDMFDVGHSSTSISAALGYAIGRDLKKENSKVVAVIGDGAMTGGMAFEALNHAGHVKSDMVVVLNDNEMSIATNVGAITNYLTKLRVDPHYSSFKKDLASILHKIGNVGDKTEKYLKRLRDSFKTLLVPGMLFEEFGFTYMGPIDGHDLTTLKKYLEQARNTKGPVLLHVVTQKGKGYAVAADAPDKMHSVSVGFNAKPGAAPKVVKAAAPTYTKVFGDTLIKLAQQNENIVAITPAMPIGSGLVKFADEFPNRFFDVGIAEQHAGTFAAGLACTGKKPVLAIYSTFLQRAYDQVIHDICIQNLPVVIAIDRAGLVGEDGETHQGAFDLSFLRCIPNIKIMMPKDENELQHMLYTASEYQEGPIAVRYPRGNGYGVKMDESFKLLPFGKSETVRDGKDVAVLALGPMVHVAEHAAELLAQDGVDARIVNMRFAKPLDEELLLELAESGMLIITLEEAAIAGGLGSAILEFYAKQRITGVELFPMGLPDQFIEHGAPQVLLDSVGLNAQSVADSVKTMVPLKQKRA